Proteins encoded together in one Peribacillus asahii window:
- a CDS encoding response regulator transcription factor, producing the protein MQGTILVVDDELEIVDIISDIFEDRGYRVLKAYNGEQALDQLKTTVDLIILDVMMPQMDGFDLCRVIREQIHCPILFLSAKHSEIDKVKGFTLGGDDYITKPFQVKELIARVEAHLRREQRERVSAQNQRLLGNLTINYAQHDVLLDGNKIDLTSKEFKILELLTVNLGQIFSKEQIYEKIWGIDAMGDLNTIIVHINNLRAKLTSGMSTYHIKTVWGVGYKLEKR; encoded by the coding sequence ATGCAAGGAACTATTCTTGTGGTCGATGATGAGCTAGAGATTGTAGATATAATCTCTGATATTTTTGAAGACCGAGGTTATAGAGTTCTTAAAGCTTACAATGGCGAGCAAGCATTAGATCAATTAAAAACGACTGTAGATTTAATAATCTTAGATGTTATGATGCCTCAAATGGATGGTTTTGACCTCTGTAGGGTTATTAGGGAACAAATTCATTGTCCTATTCTGTTTTTAAGTGCAAAGCACTCAGAGATAGATAAAGTAAAAGGATTTACATTAGGAGGAGATGATTATATAACGAAGCCTTTCCAAGTAAAAGAACTTATTGCCCGGGTAGAGGCACATTTAAGGCGTGAACAGAGGGAGCGTGTTAGTGCACAGAATCAACGTCTCTTGGGCAATTTAACTATTAATTATGCACAACATGATGTTCTATTAGATGGTAATAAGATAGACTTAACAAGTAAAGAGTTTAAGATATTAGAGCTTTTAACAGTGAATTTAGGGCAAATATTTTCTAAAGAGCAGATTTATGAGAAGATTTGGGGCATTGATGCAATGGGAGACTTAAATACCATTATAGTTCACATTAATAATTTAAGAGCTAAATTAACTTCAGGTATGTCAACTTATCACATAAAAACGGTGTGGGGAGTCGGCTATAAGCTGGAAAAACGCTAA
- a CDS encoding S8 family serine peptidase: MFSGLPFVYFASGTSMAAPKVSASLALIINQRHYKNQPNKSIDYLYKNGVKKGIEPNSAYWGNGQLDVYNAVK; the protein is encoded by the coding sequence GTGTTTTCAGGACTACCTTTTGTTTACTTTGCTTCTGGAACTTCGATGGCTGCACCGAAGGTCTCTGCTAGCCTAGCCTTAATTATCAATCAACGTCACTATAAAAATCAACCAAATAAATCCATTGATTACCTCTACAAAAACGGAGTAAAAAAAGGGATTGAACCTAACTCAGCTTACTGGGGAAATGGTCAGTTAGACGTATATAACGCGGTTAAATAA
- a CDS encoding sensor histidine kinase produces the protein MIKRLSLKNQFILTFASVIFLSLISTICSLILLYYFLSVYSEKSVQPANYYEKKVPSIEKFVKSKGEKIVDVSFQKNLEKVIPMEGITYQVINLRGNKIYGTLDDQLIEDNKSIYEKVNKSDPKGKVITKYLPILDKNRIVGVLAVRYVLASSIDDYIKYIFLLVLLIPFLFLTLYSYLLARRLGKELNKPIKELSAASQKIKNQDLDFEIEYESENEIGVLIDSFNSMKEELKTSLYLQWKLEQERRDMVASIAHDLRTPLTIILSHVEVLMDPSLNGKKRLPQYLQTIKNNTERVLHLTEEMKRVSEVDNPDFTLDIERVIPMEMLSEMLEEFKKWADDEEIKFTYSLNRNPGEEDSEFALDPKRLHQILTNLISNSIRFTPVNGSIDVQVQMKKDTMSFSICDTGKGFDTKDLPFLFSKFYQGDPSRNDQLHHGLGLYIVKELVIKHGGEIYAKNNEPQGAYIEFTISSLDK, from the coding sequence ATGATTAAACGACTATCGCTAAAAAACCAGTTTATTTTAACTTTTGCTTCAGTAATCTTTTTAAGTCTTATAAGTACAATTTGTAGTTTAATTCTATTGTATTATTTTCTCTCTGTTTATAGCGAAAAGTCAGTCCAGCCTGCTAATTATTATGAAAAAAAAGTTCCTAGTATCGAAAAGTTTGTTAAATCAAAAGGAGAAAAGATAGTAGATGTATCTTTCCAAAAAAATTTAGAAAAAGTTATTCCTATGGAGGGGATTACTTATCAAGTCATAAACCTTCGAGGAAATAAAATATATGGTACATTGGATGACCAATTAATAGAAGATAACAAAAGCATATACGAAAAAGTTAATAAGTCTGACCCAAAAGGGAAGGTCATAACGAAATATTTACCTATCCTTGACAAAAATCGAATAGTAGGAGTTCTTGCTGTACGATATGTGTTAGCATCATCTATCGATGATTATATAAAATACATATTTCTTTTAGTATTATTGATTCCTTTTCTATTTTTAACACTTTATTCATACCTATTAGCAAGACGTTTGGGAAAAGAATTAAATAAGCCAATTAAAGAGCTCAGTGCTGCTTCTCAGAAAATTAAAAATCAAGATTTGGATTTTGAGATTGAGTATGAAAGTGAAAATGAAATAGGTGTATTAATTGACTCTTTTAATAGTATGAAAGAAGAATTGAAAACTTCACTTTATCTCCAGTGGAAATTAGAACAAGAGCGTCGAGATATGGTTGCTTCAATTGCTCATGATCTAAGGACACCTCTAACAATTATATTATCTCATGTAGAGGTATTAATGGATCCATCATTAAATGGGAAGAAAAGGTTGCCGCAATATTTGCAAACAATTAAAAACAATACGGAAAGAGTATTGCATTTGACAGAAGAAATGAAAAGAGTATCTGAGGTAGACAACCCAGATTTTACACTTGATATTGAAAGAGTCATTCCTATGGAAATGTTATCGGAAATGCTTGAGGAATTTAAAAAATGGGCAGATGATGAAGAAATAAAGTTCACTTACAGCTTGAATAGAAATCCTGGAGAAGAAGATTCCGAATTTGCATTGGATCCAAAACGATTGCATCAAATTCTTACTAATTTAATCTCTAATAGCATTCGGTTTACCCCGGTGAATGGAAGTATTGATGTTCAAGTTCAAATGAAGAAAGATACGATGTCTTTTTCTATTTGTGATACAGGAAAAGGGTTTGACACCAAAGATTTACCTTTTTTATTTAGTAAATTCTATCAAGGAGATCCTTCAAGGAATGACCAACTTCATCATGGGCTGGGACTATATATTGTAAAAGAGTTAGTTATAAAACATGGTGGAGAAATTTATGCCAAAAATAATGAACCTCAAGGAGCATATATTGAATTCACAATATCTTCCCTTGACAAATAA
- a CDS encoding RNA polymerase sigma factor, with translation MGELDEIYSNYAEEVFKFLMCLCHNADLSEELTQETFYQAVKSIDRYNGECKMSVWLCQIAKHSYYKHLERNKKQQRHMFRDETLHTSPEAEFIHSEDKIALYRIIHLLEEPYKEVVLLRILGGLSFKEIGEIQLKNENWARVTFYRAKMKLRERGKDKNGQ, from the coding sequence TTGGGAGAATTAGATGAAATTTATAGCAATTATGCTGAAGAAGTATTCAAGTTTCTAATGTGTCTTTGTCACAACGCAGATTTATCAGAAGAACTAACACAAGAAACTTTCTATCAAGCTGTAAAATCTATTGATAGATATAATGGTGAATGTAAAATGTCAGTTTGGCTTTGTCAAATAGCGAAGCACTCCTATTATAAGCATCTTGAACGTAATAAGAAACAACAAAGACATATGTTTCGAGATGAGACATTACATACTTCTCCTGAAGCTGAATTTATTCATTCGGAAGACAAAATCGCCCTATACCGAATAATACACTTACTTGAAGAACCATACAAAGAAGTGGTACTTTTGAGAATTTTGGGTGGTCTTAGTTTCAAAGAAATTGGTGAAATTCAACTAAAAAATGAAAACTGGGCGAGGGTTACTTTTTACAGGGCTAAGATGAAATTAAGGGAAAGGGGTAAGGATAAAAATGGGCAATAA
- a CDS encoding zf-HC2 domain-containing protein, giving the protein MGNKCNIVRDLLPSYIDNLCSKDSIVFIEEHINSCTECREVLESMKNDVDLNDEIDEVYKVEVKRPFQKVSRFFNGQKKLANYLLLATLLSLVMGVIFLFHSVIKYSEQKDEATKLEIVDREKGDIMDDVFHILGSSTEVNENEQKQLLTIYKKYSDKLKLLAVFPAEDVKDWLKENGSVKQKPTTIYPIEYNKAAIVIGSEGILRENNNITPSGYDLGTVVMANNRWAIQYEYKSSYEQTIERHHQLTYYGPSTWSIFQTPILLFTLFIILLAFWLFFKRQNNQLKDIMG; this is encoded by the coding sequence ATGGGCAATAAATGCAATATAGTGAGAGATTTACTGCCATCTTATATCGATAACTTGTGTAGCAAAGATAGTATAGTTTTTATTGAAGAACATATAAATTCGTGTACCGAATGTAGAGAAGTATTAGAAAGTATGAAAAATGATGTTGACCTTAATGATGAAATAGATGAAGTGTATAAAGTGGAAGTAAAGAGACCATTCCAAAAAGTATCAAGGTTCTTCAATGGTCAAAAGAAACTTGCGAATTATTTACTCTTAGCTACACTTCTCTCCTTGGTAATGGGAGTAATTTTTCTATTCCATTCTGTAATAAAGTATAGTGAACAAAAAGACGAAGCAACAAAGCTAGAAATAGTAGACCGAGAAAAAGGAGACATTATGGATGATGTATTCCATATTCTTGGTTCTTCAACAGAAGTGAATGAAAATGAACAAAAACAACTCCTTACCATTTATAAAAAATATAGTGATAAACTTAAATTGTTAGCTGTTTTTCCAGCAGAAGATGTAAAAGATTGGTTAAAGGAAAATGGTTCTGTAAAACAGAAACCAACAACTATCTATCCTATTGAGTACAATAAAGCTGCCATAGTCATTGGGAGCGAAGGGATACTCAGGGAAAATAACAATATTACTCCTAGTGGGTATGATTTAGGAACTGTGGTAATGGCGAATAATCGGTGGGCCATTCAATATGAATATAAAAGTTCGTATGAACAGACTATTGAGAGACATCACCAATTAACCTATTACGGACCAAGCACTTGGAGTATTTTCCAAACCCCAATATTACTATTTACTTTGTTTATTATCCTTTTGGCATTTTGGCTATTCTTTAAGAGACAAAATAATCAGCTTAAAGATATAATGGGATAA